The following are from one region of the Litorilinea aerophila genome:
- a CDS encoding cytochrome c3 family protein produces the protein MGQIFHPSTNTFSKVSIFGAVFFLAGVAAFALMFLRSSYVTGVGVVEPQPVPFSHAHHVGGLGLDCRYCHTAVEDSSFAGLPPTHTCMTCHSQIWNTSPMLQPVRESYATDQPLAWNRVHNLSDFVYFNHSIHVQKGIGCATCHGPVDQMPLMWKAEPMTMEWCLDCHRQPERYIRPREEVFNMRYEPPPDQLALGTQLVEEYGIEKARLTDCYVCHR, from the coding sequence ATGGGGCAGATCTTCCATCCCAGCACCAACACCTTTTCCAAGGTCAGCATCTTTGGCGCAGTCTTCTTCCTGGCCGGTGTGGCCGCGTTTGCCCTCATGTTCCTGCGCTCCAGCTACGTGACCGGTGTGGGGGTGGTGGAACCCCAGCCCGTGCCCTTCAGCCATGCCCACCATGTGGGCGGCCTGGGGCTGGACTGCCGCTACTGTCACACCGCAGTGGAGGATTCCTCCTTCGCCGGCCTCCCCCCCACCCACACCTGCATGACCTGCCACTCCCAGATCTGGAACACCAGCCCCATGCTGCAGCCCGTGCGCGAAAGCTACGCCACCGATCAGCCCCTGGCCTGGAACCGGGTCCACAACCTCTCCGACTTCGTCTACTTCAACCACAGCATTCACGTGCAAAAGGGTATCGGCTGTGCCACCTGCCATGGCCCGGTAGACCAGATGCCCCTCATGTGGAAGGCCGAGCCCATGACCATGGAGTGGTGCCTGGACTGCCACCGCCAGCCGGAACGTTACATCCGGCCCCGGGAAGAGGTCTTCAACATGCGCTATGAGCCCCCGCCAGATCAGTTGGCCCTGGGCACCCAGTTGGTGGAGGAATATGGGATCGAGAAGGCTCGTTTGACTGACTGTTACGTCTGCCACCGCTAA
- a CDS encoding TerC family protein → MDELFTAQNLIALLTLTALEIVLGIDNVIFIAILAGKLPEHQRARARTLGIGLAVVTRILLLLTITWIMRLTYPLFSLLGNDLSGRDLILLLGGLFLIGKSTFEIHEKLEAVEHGSAARVAVASLAAVIAQVVLIDVVFSLDSVITAVGISGNLWVMIPAILVAAVVMVAFAGAIGRFVEQHPTMKILALAFLILIGTLLVIEGWNSELVHQYHLKNYAYFAMAFSFIVEMINIRVRKQAEPISLHNRPRVAEGGLD, encoded by the coding sequence ATGGACGAACTTTTCACCGCTCAAAACCTGATCGCCCTGCTCACCCTGACCGCCCTGGAGATTGTCCTGGGCATCGACAACGTCATCTTCATCGCCATTCTGGCCGGCAAGCTGCCCGAACATCAGCGGGCCCGGGCCCGTACCTTGGGCATCGGGCTGGCAGTCGTAACCCGGATCCTGCTCCTGCTGACCATCACCTGGATCATGCGCCTGACCTACCCGCTCTTCTCCCTTCTGGGCAACGACCTGTCGGGCCGGGATCTGATCCTCCTGTTGGGTGGCCTCTTTCTCATCGGCAAAAGCACCTTTGAAATTCACGAAAAGTTGGAAGCCGTGGAACATGGCTCGGCGGCTCGGGTGGCGGTGGCTTCCCTGGCCGCCGTCATTGCCCAGGTCGTCCTCATCGACGTGGTTTTCTCCCTGGACTCGGTCATCACCGCCGTGGGCATCTCCGGCAACCTGTGGGTTATGATCCCGGCCATCCTGGTGGCGGCCGTGGTGATGGTGGCCTTCGCCGGCGCCATCGGCCGCTTTGTGGAGCAACACCCCACCATGAAGATCCTGGCCCTGGCCTTCCTGATCCTGATCGGCACCCTGTTGGTCATCGAGGGCTGGAACAGCGAGCTGGTCCACCAATATCATCTGAAAAATTACGCCTATTTCGCCATGGCCTTTTCCTTTATCGTGGAGATGATCAATATCCGTGTCCGCAAACAGGCGGAGCCCATCTCCCTCCACAACCGTCCCCGGGTGGCCGAGGGCGGCCTGGACTGA
- a CDS encoding universal stress protein: MFTHLLVPLDGSALAECVLPHVVAFARSFQARVTLLHVLDDEGFAEQDRPVDPLEWHLRKSEFQAYLDEVGKRLAAVGVETEKVILEGEPAQTIIDFARSQAVDLIVLSSHGKSGLNPWNVSNLVHKVVQRAITSLLIVRAYRTELCELGEFRYRRILLPLDGSVRAENVLAAATALAEASDATLVVAHVLPQLELVAREPLSAQDRQLVEQVRERNRREAEAYLEQLAARLPSNTSRHLLVSDDVEAALHDLVMEESIDLVILSAHGYSGQPRWPVGSVTANFIMYGTTPLLIVQDLGPDQQALLFAEHIAHQQGGVRIHVSRTSAHPTE, from the coding sequence ATGTTTACCCATTTGCTGGTTCCTTTGGATGGGTCAGCCCTGGCCGAGTGTGTCCTGCCCCACGTGGTGGCCTTTGCCCGGAGCTTTCAGGCCCGGGTGACCCTGCTCCACGTTCTGGATGACGAAGGCTTCGCCGAGCAGGACCGCCCGGTGGATCCCCTGGAATGGCACCTGCGCAAAAGCGAATTCCAGGCCTATCTGGACGAGGTGGGCAAACGGCTGGCCGCGGTGGGTGTCGAGACCGAGAAGGTGATCCTGGAAGGTGAACCGGCCCAGACCATCATCGACTTTGCCCGCAGCCAGGCGGTGGACCTGATCGTGCTCAGCAGCCATGGCAAGTCCGGCCTGAATCCCTGGAACGTGAGCAACCTGGTCCACAAGGTGGTGCAGCGGGCCATCACATCGCTCCTGATCGTCCGGGCCTATCGCACCGAGCTGTGCGAACTGGGTGAGTTCCGCTATCGCCGCATCTTGCTGCCCCTGGATGGATCCGTCCGGGCCGAAAATGTGCTGGCGGCCGCCACCGCCCTGGCCGAAGCCAGCGACGCCACCCTGGTGGTGGCCCACGTCTTGCCCCAGCTGGAGCTGGTGGCCCGGGAGCCCCTCTCGGCCCAGGATCGACAACTGGTGGAGCAGGTGCGGGAGCGCAACCGGCGGGAGGCCGAAGCCTATCTGGAACAACTGGCCGCCCGGTTGCCGTCTAATACCAGTCGACACCTGCTGGTCAGCGACGACGTGGAGGCGGCCCTCCACGACCTGGTGATGGAAGAGTCCATCGACCTGGTCATTTTGAGCGCCCACGGCTATTCCGGCCAGCCCCGCTGGCCCGTGGGCAGTGTCACCGCCAATTTCATCATGTACGGCACCACCCCCTTGTTGATCGTCCAGGACCTGGGTCCGGACCAACAGGCGCTGCTGTTTGCCGAACACATTGCACACCAGCAAGGAGGAGTACGCATTCATGTCAGCCGCACAAGCGCCCACCCAACAGAGTGA
- a CDS encoding GH36-type glycosyl hydrolase domain-containing protein, translating to MSAAQAPTQQSENPSQAAPSTAGPADQEAPAEGGAPQSLEDVARQVAEARAAPRRGPGRRGWLRERLDGCEELLTQAHSHFASQAGDERWQRSRVAEWLLDNYYVVRQTIRQIQEDMPARYYAQLPKLSTPGETDVPRVYNLAVELARACELHLEPERIVRFLRAYQETTPLTIGEVWAIPVMLRLSMVEALAGVVARAAGLAQKPQEAAIHAWSDSLALRDEEAVARTILSLRTLAAQDWKEFFEEVNRAEQVLRSDPAGVYGQMDFDTRDTYRKEVEKLALAIGRPEEEVAQAAVALAQSQMGDGQQDPGRLAHVGYYLVDAGRPLLEQHLGYRPSWWRRMGRWLRAHPTPVYLTPIALLTALLVLLFVAYAWRQGGSWLQLVAVALLTLVPATTVAVNLVNGVVTRVVPPSRLPKMDFDEGIPAEYTTLVTVPALLTDQEEVTELLRQLEQHYLANGDPNLHFALLTDFADADQEELPGDAALLAQVQAGIEELNARYRRETPGPFYLFHRRRTWNPQEGVWMGWERKRGKLGELNLMILGREPFSPYTFVGDRSILSKVKYVITLDADTILWRGSARRLVATLAHPLNRATFDPESGEVVAGYTILQPRVQLSPMVVNRSRFVRIFGGDSGFDLYTLAVSDVYQDLFGEGIYVGKGIYDVAAFERSLQGRRLENSLLSHDLFEGINGRAGLVTDVVLFEDYPPNYLAYMARLHRWVRGDWQLLPWLMPKVPLSDGRKVPNYFSLIDRWKIVDNLRRSLFAPTLLALLVAGWFWLPGSAWLWTLAAVLAPGVPTLVNILDTVTWNGLRRVVVDSGARWLLSLIFLAHEALVTLHAIGITLVRLTITRRHLLQWTTSAHMARILGSNTGPLRHWLRMANSPLLVVAIVLLGGLTHFAWLAAAPFLLAWLVAPQVAYWLDQPLVQQQESLAPQELQELRKLARRTWLYFEQFVGPEDHWLAPDHFQESPRGLVAHRTSPTNIGLALLSTLAAYDFGYVGILDLVARLQNTFATLDRLERYRGHLLNWYDTRSLTPLPPRYVSTVDSGNLAGCLIALREGCLEVMNARVMDWKRWQGLLDTLTVIHDEVARLASVAPAQVEAIQQWMDEARAEVHGVEDDLDGQVALVARFTQTYRTELDRRVLALLEADLEEVDPALLHRLRTWIDRLHAQLSIMQRELDALTPWSRLLPQAPDALRLAAGELGSRWQALQEALPLCPRLNQIPALCDEAAAALESLRSHLAPGEDAPADAEAIRAWCQELDEALDTARRNAQMFLEQYREVVDAAEEWLRRMDFAFLYDPRRRVFRIGFNVDTGRPDANYYDLLASEARIASLVAIAKGDVPQRHWLHLARPFTRIDGGEVLLSWSGTMFEYLMPMLLMEHPANTLLGQSCIRVVDYQIAYGQKNNIPWGISESGFYQFDNAMNYQYRAFGVPGLGFKRGLGEDLVVAPYASLLALPIRPKAVVENLQHLNELGMLGTYGYYEAIDFTPARMPLGQKHALVRSFMVHHQGMIFLSLANYLRDQATVRRFHRDLRIQSVALLLHEQIPHEVPVEELAEEEAMAALAVEAPVTIAPWSAPPRHPFPLVHYLSNGRFGTLITGAGGGFSRWQGRDLTRWRADTTRDHWGVWVYLRDQESGELWSVAAQPVATAGGHLETHFYPHMADIRHTYQEVAASLEITVPPEQDVEVRRIRLTNQSDRPRRLLLCSYGEVVLADQNTDRRHPAFNKLFISSEYHPDLNALLFQRRPRSADERPIFLAHALVLSPGQEATGWYETDRASFLGRDGSPRRPAALTRGELGAPGKVGNVLDPVMAIAQEIELGPHDSVEVAYITAAAESRRAALDLVSYYHAWSRVQRAFDLARGQSEQEMRYLELQVGDLERFQKLLSLLVYPHAALRAEPAVLAANSQGQARLWPYTISGDYPILLVRVHDESSLPLVRELLRAHTYWRNRGLQIDLVIMNEKEAGYIQDLHDQLHRLLAQTDNDAWLNRRGGIFLVNAQQMPEADRVLLASAARVLLDASRGSLEEQLAEMRLPGPPLPALVPTRRHDEPAEETPPLPRPGDLQFDNGWGGFSADGREYVIYLPSGHWTPAPWINVIANPELGFLVSEGGGGYSWAENSGENRLTPWSNDPVLDEPGEALYLRDEETAAVWSPTPRPAGDDAPYLIRHGAGYTIFCHHSHGLKQELRLFAAPDAPVKIAQLRLENTWQRVRRITATYYAEWVLGVHRADTQQYVIPEYDAERHALLAHNPYNAEFGRRMAFLAASKEPHGLTGDRAEFLGRLGDLERPAALSRIGLAGTLEAGRDPCAAIQLHMDLQPGEVEEIYFILGQGQDRDEALALVDRFQQPDAVAAAWEKATEFWDQLLGTVQVQTPDPAMDLLLNRWLLYQDLACRIWGRSAFYQSSGAYGFRDQLQDVMAVLHAAPHVAREHILRAARHQFEEGDVLHWWHPPSGRGVRTRIADNLLWLPFVTAHYVRVTGDRSILAEKVPFRHGEPLDANEEERYDHYPLTEESYTLYEHCCRAIARGATSGPHGLPLIGAGDWNDGFNRVGIHGRGESVWLGWFLYATLMQFAEIAEQMGDDGRAGEFRQRAIRLQQALEEHAWDGAWYRRAYYDDGSPLGSRQNRECQIDAIAQSWAVLSEGGDPQRARQAMEAVAERLVREEDRLILLFTPPLDKTPRDPGYIKGYPPGVRENGGQYTHAATWTVWAYVAQGDGDRAGRLYRLLNPVYHSDRPEKAAHYRVEPYVVAADVYGEPPHTGRGGWTWYTGSGGWMYRLGLEGILGVQRRGDLLRIDPCIPRDWPGFQLRYRVGRTCYHIQVENPDGVNRGVASVLVDGEPAADGAIPLVDDGQEHHVQVRMGTPGPHGDAERRMTGN from the coding sequence ATGTCAGCCGCACAAGCGCCCACCCAACAGAGTGAAAATCCATCCCAGGCCGCTCCCTCGACCGCCGGCCCGGCGGACCAGGAGGCCCCGGCCGAGGGAGGAGCGCCCCAGTCGTTGGAGGACGTGGCGCGGCAGGTGGCAGAGGCCCGGGCCGCGCCACGTCGCGGCCCGGGCCGGCGCGGTTGGCTGCGGGAACGCCTGGACGGGTGCGAGGAGTTGCTGACCCAGGCCCACAGCCACTTTGCCAGTCAGGCGGGCGATGAACGCTGGCAACGCTCCCGGGTCGCCGAGTGGCTTCTGGACAACTATTACGTGGTCCGGCAGACCATCCGTCAGATCCAGGAGGACATGCCGGCCCGCTACTATGCCCAATTGCCCAAGCTTTCCACCCCGGGCGAAACCGACGTCCCCCGGGTCTACAACCTGGCGGTGGAGCTGGCCCGGGCCTGTGAACTCCACCTGGAACCGGAGCGCATTGTACGCTTCCTGCGCGCCTACCAGGAGACGACGCCCCTGACCATAGGCGAGGTCTGGGCCATCCCCGTGATGCTGCGGCTGAGCATGGTGGAGGCGTTGGCCGGCGTGGTGGCCCGGGCCGCAGGCCTGGCCCAGAAGCCCCAGGAAGCCGCCATCCACGCCTGGAGCGACTCCCTCGCCCTGCGGGATGAGGAAGCCGTAGCCCGCACCATCCTCAGCCTGCGAACCCTGGCTGCCCAGGACTGGAAGGAGTTCTTCGAGGAAGTCAACCGGGCTGAACAGGTCCTGCGCAGCGACCCGGCCGGCGTCTACGGCCAGATGGACTTCGACACCCGGGATACCTACCGCAAAGAGGTGGAGAAACTGGCCCTGGCCATCGGCCGGCCCGAGGAGGAGGTGGCCCAGGCGGCCGTGGCCCTGGCCCAGAGCCAGATGGGCGACGGCCAGCAAGATCCCGGGCGCCTGGCCCATGTGGGCTACTACCTGGTAGATGCAGGTCGCCCTCTGCTGGAGCAACACCTGGGCTATCGCCCCTCCTGGTGGCGACGCATGGGGCGCTGGCTGCGCGCCCACCCCACCCCAGTCTACCTGACCCCCATCGCCTTGCTCACTGCCCTGTTGGTGCTGCTCTTCGTGGCCTACGCCTGGCGCCAGGGGGGCAGCTGGCTCCAGCTGGTGGCTGTGGCCCTCCTGACCCTGGTGCCGGCCACCACCGTGGCCGTCAACCTGGTCAACGGCGTGGTCACCCGGGTGGTGCCGCCCAGTCGCCTGCCCAAAATGGATTTCGACGAGGGCATCCCGGCGGAGTACACCACCCTGGTGACTGTGCCGGCCCTCTTGACCGACCAGGAGGAGGTCACGGAGCTGCTGCGCCAGCTGGAACAGCACTATCTGGCCAACGGCGATCCCAACCTCCACTTTGCCCTGCTGACCGACTTTGCCGACGCCGATCAGGAAGAGCTGCCCGGCGACGCGGCGCTCCTGGCCCAGGTCCAGGCCGGCATCGAGGAGCTCAACGCCCGCTACCGCCGGGAGACACCCGGCCCCTTCTACCTCTTCCATCGCCGGCGGACCTGGAACCCCCAGGAGGGGGTGTGGATGGGCTGGGAACGCAAGCGGGGCAAGCTGGGCGAACTCAACCTCATGATCCTGGGCCGGGAACCCTTCTCGCCCTACACCTTCGTGGGCGACCGCTCGATCCTGTCCAAGGTCAAGTACGTGATCACCCTGGACGCGGACACCATCCTCTGGCGAGGTAGCGCCCGGCGGCTGGTGGCGACCCTGGCCCACCCCCTGAACCGGGCCACCTTCGACCCCGAGAGCGGCGAGGTGGTGGCCGGCTACACCATCCTGCAGCCCCGGGTTCAGCTCTCGCCCATGGTGGTCAACCGCTCTCGCTTTGTGCGCATCTTTGGCGGCGACAGCGGCTTCGACCTCTACACCCTGGCCGTCTCCGACGTCTACCAGGACCTCTTCGGCGAGGGCATCTATGTGGGCAAGGGCATCTACGATGTGGCTGCCTTCGAGCGCAGTCTCCAGGGCCGGCGCCTGGAGAACAGCCTGTTGAGCCACGACCTCTTCGAAGGCATCAACGGCCGGGCCGGCCTGGTGACCGATGTGGTGCTCTTCGAGGATTACCCGCCCAACTACCTGGCCTACATGGCCCGCCTCCACCGCTGGGTGCGGGGCGACTGGCAGCTCTTGCCCTGGCTCATGCCCAAGGTGCCCCTGAGCGACGGCCGGAAGGTGCCCAACTACTTCTCCCTCATCGACCGCTGGAAGATTGTGGACAACCTGCGGCGCAGCCTCTTCGCGCCTACCTTGCTGGCCTTGCTGGTGGCCGGGTGGTTCTGGCTGCCTGGCTCGGCCTGGCTGTGGACCCTGGCCGCCGTGCTGGCACCGGGGGTGCCCACCCTGGTCAACATCCTGGACACCGTCACCTGGAACGGCCTGCGTCGCGTCGTGGTCGACTCCGGCGCCCGCTGGCTGCTCTCCCTGATCTTCCTGGCCCACGAGGCCCTGGTCACCCTCCACGCCATCGGCATCACCCTGGTCCGCCTGACCATCACCCGGCGCCATTTGCTCCAGTGGACCACCTCGGCCCACATGGCCCGGATCCTGGGCAGCAACACCGGGCCCCTGCGCCACTGGCTACGCATGGCCAACAGTCCCCTCCTGGTGGTGGCTATCGTCCTGCTGGGCGGGCTGACGCACTTTGCCTGGCTGGCCGCCGCGCCCTTCCTCCTGGCCTGGCTGGTTGCGCCCCAGGTGGCCTACTGGCTGGATCAGCCCCTGGTCCAGCAACAGGAGAGCCTGGCCCCCCAGGAGCTCCAGGAATTGCGCAAGCTGGCCCGGCGCACCTGGCTCTACTTCGAGCAGTTCGTGGGGCCAGAGGATCACTGGCTGGCGCCGGATCATTTCCAGGAGTCGCCCCGGGGGCTGGTGGCCCACCGTACCTCGCCCACCAACATCGGCCTGGCGTTGCTCTCGACCCTGGCCGCCTACGACTTCGGCTACGTGGGCATCCTGGACCTGGTGGCCCGGCTGCAGAACACCTTCGCCACCCTGGACCGGCTGGAGCGCTACCGGGGGCATCTGCTCAACTGGTACGACACCCGCAGCCTGACCCCCCTGCCGCCCCGCTACGTCTCCACCGTGGACAGCGGCAACCTGGCCGGCTGTCTCATCGCGCTGCGGGAAGGCTGCCTGGAGGTGATGAACGCCCGGGTGATGGACTGGAAGCGCTGGCAGGGCCTGCTGGACACCCTCACCGTCATCCACGATGAGGTGGCCCGCCTGGCATCGGTGGCCCCCGCCCAGGTAGAGGCCATCCAGCAGTGGATGGACGAAGCCCGCGCCGAGGTCCACGGGGTGGAAGACGACCTGGACGGCCAGGTGGCGCTGGTGGCCCGCTTCACCCAGACCTACCGCACCGAGCTGGACCGCCGGGTCCTGGCCCTGTTGGAGGCGGACCTGGAGGAGGTGGACCCGGCGCTGCTGCACCGGCTGCGCACCTGGATCGACCGGCTCCACGCCCAGCTTTCCATCATGCAGCGGGAGCTGGACGCCCTGACGCCCTGGAGCCGCCTCCTGCCCCAGGCGCCGGATGCCCTGCGCCTGGCCGCGGGCGAACTGGGCTCCCGCTGGCAGGCCCTGCAGGAGGCCCTGCCCCTTTGCCCCCGCCTGAACCAGATCCCGGCCCTGTGCGATGAGGCAGCCGCTGCGCTGGAATCTCTGCGCAGCCACCTGGCCCCGGGAGAGGATGCCCCGGCCGATGCCGAGGCGATTCGGGCCTGGTGCCAGGAGCTGGACGAAGCCCTGGACACGGCCCGGCGCAACGCCCAGATGTTCCTGGAGCAGTATCGGGAGGTGGTGGACGCGGCCGAAGAGTGGCTGCGGCGGATGGACTTTGCCTTCCTCTATGATCCCCGGCGCCGGGTTTTCCGCATCGGCTTCAACGTGGATACCGGCCGGCCCGACGCCAACTACTACGACCTGCTGGCGTCCGAGGCTCGCATCGCCAGCCTGGTGGCCATCGCCAAGGGGGACGTGCCCCAGCGCCACTGGCTCCACCTGGCCCGCCCCTTCACCCGGATCGACGGGGGCGAGGTGCTCCTCTCCTGGAGCGGCACCATGTTCGAGTACCTGATGCCCATGCTGCTCATGGAGCACCCGGCCAACACCTTGCTGGGCCAGAGCTGCATACGGGTGGTGGACTATCAGATCGCCTACGGCCAGAAGAACAACATTCCCTGGGGCATCTCCGAATCTGGCTTCTACCAGTTCGACAACGCCATGAACTACCAGTACCGGGCCTTCGGCGTGCCCGGCCTGGGCTTCAAGCGGGGCCTGGGCGAGGACCTGGTGGTGGCGCCGTATGCCTCCCTGTTGGCCCTGCCCATTCGCCCCAAGGCGGTCGTCGAGAATCTGCAGCACCTCAACGAGCTGGGCATGCTGGGCACCTACGGCTACTACGAGGCCATCGACTTTACGCCGGCCCGCATGCCCCTGGGCCAGAAGCACGCCCTGGTGCGCTCCTTCATGGTCCACCACCAGGGGATGATCTTCCTCTCCCTGGCCAACTACCTGCGGGATCAGGCCACTGTGCGGCGCTTCCACCGGGACCTGCGCATCCAGAGCGTGGCCCTGCTGCTCCACGAGCAGATCCCCCACGAAGTGCCGGTGGAAGAGCTGGCCGAAGAGGAGGCCATGGCGGCCCTGGCCGTGGAGGCGCCCGTCACCATCGCGCCCTGGTCCGCCCCGCCGCGCCATCCCTTCCCCCTGGTTCACTACCTCTCCAACGGCCGCTTCGGCACCCTGATCACCGGGGCCGGCGGTGGCTTCAGTCGCTGGCAGGGTCGGGACCTGACCCGCTGGCGCGCGGATACCACCCGGGACCACTGGGGGGTGTGGGTCTACCTGCGGGACCAGGAGAGCGGCGAGCTGTGGTCGGTGGCGGCCCAGCCCGTGGCGACTGCTGGCGGCCACCTGGAAACCCACTTCTACCCCCACATGGCGGACATTCGCCACACCTACCAGGAGGTGGCCGCCAGCCTGGAGATTACCGTGCCGCCCGAACAGGATGTGGAAGTCCGCCGCATCCGCCTGACCAACCAGAGCGACCGACCCCGGCGTCTGCTCCTCTGCAGCTACGGGGAAGTGGTCCTGGCCGACCAGAACACAGATCGGCGGCACCCGGCCTTCAACAAGCTCTTTATCAGCAGCGAGTACCATCCAGACCTCAACGCGCTGCTCTTCCAGCGGCGGCCTCGCTCGGCGGACGAGCGGCCCATCTTCCTGGCCCATGCCCTGGTGTTGTCGCCGGGGCAGGAGGCCACCGGTTGGTATGAGACCGACCGGGCCAGCTTCCTGGGCCGGGATGGCTCCCCCCGGCGGCCTGCTGCCCTGACCCGGGGCGAGTTGGGGGCGCCCGGCAAGGTGGGCAACGTGCTGGACCCGGTGATGGCCATCGCCCAGGAGATCGAGCTGGGCCCCCACGACAGCGTGGAGGTGGCCTACATCACCGCGGCCGCCGAGAGCCGGCGGGCAGCGCTGGACCTGGTCTCCTATTACCACGCCTGGTCCCGGGTGCAGCGGGCCTTCGACCTCGCCCGGGGGCAGAGCGAGCAGGAGATGCGCTACCTGGAGCTGCAGGTGGGCGACCTGGAGCGCTTCCAGAAGCTGCTCTCCCTGCTCGTCTATCCCCATGCTGCCCTGCGGGCCGAGCCGGCCGTGCTGGCCGCCAACAGTCAGGGGCAGGCCCGGCTCTGGCCCTACACCATCTCCGGCGACTATCCCATCCTGCTGGTGAGGGTGCACGACGAATCGTCATTACCCCTGGTGCGGGAACTGCTGCGGGCCCACACCTACTGGCGCAACCGGGGCCTCCAGATCGACCTGGTGATCATGAACGAGAAGGAGGCCGGCTACATCCAGGACCTCCACGACCAGCTTCACCGCCTCCTGGCGCAGACGGACAACGACGCCTGGCTCAACCGCCGGGGTGGCATCTTCCTGGTCAACGCCCAGCAGATGCCCGAAGCCGACCGGGTGCTGCTGGCCAGCGCGGCCCGGGTGCTCCTGGACGCGTCCCGGGGCTCCCTGGAGGAACAGCTGGCCGAGATGCGCCTGCCCGGCCCGCCCCTGCCGGCCCTGGTGCCCACCCGTCGCCACGACGAACCGGCGGAGGAGACGCCGCCCCTGCCTCGACCGGGGGATCTGCAGTTCGACAATGGCTGGGGCGGTTTCAGCGCCGACGGCCGGGAGTATGTCATCTACCTGCCCTCGGGCCATTGGACGCCGGCGCCCTGGATCAACGTCATCGCCAACCCAGAGCTGGGCTTCCTGGTCTCCGAAGGGGGTGGCGGCTACTCCTGGGCCGAGAACAGCGGCGAGAACCGCCTCACCCCGTGGAGCAACGATCCGGTGCTGGACGAGCCCGGCGAGGCCCTCTACCTGCGGGACGAGGAGACGGCGGCCGTCTGGTCGCCCACGCCCCGACCTGCCGGCGACGACGCACCCTACCTCATCCGCCATGGCGCCGGCTACACCATTTTCTGCCATCACAGCCACGGCCTGAAACAGGAGCTTCGGCTCTTTGCCGCGCCGGATGCGCCGGTGAAGATCGCACAACTCCGCCTGGAGAACACCTGGCAGCGGGTTCGGCGCATCACCGCCACCTACTACGCCGAGTGGGTCTTGGGCGTTCACCGGGCCGATACCCAGCAGTATGTGATCCCAGAATACGACGCCGAGCGCCATGCCCTGCTGGCCCACAACCCCTACAACGCGGAATTCGGCCGGCGCATGGCCTTCCTGGCCGCCAGCAAGGAGCCCCACGGCCTCACCGGCGACCGGGCCGAGTTCCTGGGCCGCCTGGGGGACCTGGAGCGGCCGGCTGCCCTGAGCCGGATCGGCCTGGCCGGTACCCTGGAGGCAGGCCGGGATCCCTGCGCGGCCATCCAGCTGCACATGGACCTCCAGCCGGGTGAAGTGGAGGAGATCTACTTCATCCTGGGTCAGGGCCAGGACCGGGACGAAGCCCTGGCGTTGGTAGACCGTTTCCAGCAGCCAGACGCGGTGGCAGCTGCCTGGGAAAAGGCCACCGAATTCTGGGATCAGCTCCTGGGGACCGTCCAGGTCCAGACGCCCGACCCGGCCATGGATCTGCTCCTCAACCGCTGGCTCCTCTACCAGGACCTGGCCTGTCGCATCTGGGGCCGCTCGGCCTTCTACCAGTCCAGCGGGGCCTACGGCTTCCGGGATCAGCTCCAGGATGTCATGGCCGTGCTCCACGCCGCGCCCCACGTGGCCCGGGAACACATCCTGCGGGCAGCGCGCCACCAGTTCGAAGAAGGCGACGTGCTCCACTGGTGGCATCCACCGTCTGGCCGCGGGGTGCGCACCCGCATCGCCGACAACCTGCTCTGGCTGCCCTTCGTCACGGCCCACTACGTGCGGGTCACCGGCGACCGTTCCATCCTGGCGGAAAAGGTACCCTTCCGCCACGGTGAGCCGCTGGATGCCAACGAAGAGGAGCGCTACGACCACTATCCGCTGACCGAGGAAAGCTACACCCTCTACGAGCACTGCTGCCGGGCCATCGCCCGGGGCGCCACCAGTGGTCCCCATGGCCTGCCCCTCATCGGCGCGGGCGACTGGAACGACGGCTTCAACCGGGTGGGCATCCACGGCCGGGGCGAGAGCGTCTGGCTGGGCTGGTTCCTGTACGCCACCCTGATGCAGTTCGCCGAAATCGCCGAGCAGATGGGCGACGACGGTCGGGCCGGGGAGTTCCGCCAGAGGGCTATCCGACTCCAGCAGGCGCTGGAAGAGCACGCCTGGGACGGCGCCTGGTATCGCCGGGCCTACTACGACGACGGCTCGCCCCTGGGATCCCGGCAGAATCGGGAGTGCCAGATCGACGCCATCGCCCAGTCCTGGGCGGTCCTGTCGGAGGGGGGCGATCCCCAGCGGGCCCGCCAGGCCATGGAGGCAGTGGCGGAGCGGCTGGTGCGCGAAGAGGATCGGCTGATCCTTCTCTTCACCCCGCCCCTGGACAAGACGCCCCGGGATCCCGGTTACATCAAGGGGTATCCGCCCGGCGTGCGGGAGAACGGCGGCCAATACACCCATGCCGCCACCTGGACGGTGTGGGCCTACGTGGCCCAGGGGGATGGCGACCGGGCCGGCCGGTTGTATCGGCTGCTGAACCCTGTCTACCACAGCGACCGACCGGAGAAGGCCGCCCACTACCGGGTGGAGCCCTACGTGGTGGCCGCGGATGTCTACGGCGAACCGCCCCACACGGGCCGAGGCGGCTGGACCTGGTACACGGGCTCGGGCGGCTGGATGTACCGTCTGGGCCTGGAGGGCATCCTGGGGGTGCAACGGCGGGGCGACCTTCTGCGCATCGACCCGTGCATCCCCCGGGACTGGCCGGGCTTTCAGCTTCGCTATCGGGTGGGCCGTACCTGCTATCACATCCAGGTGGAGAATCCAGACGGCGTCAACCGGGGCGTGGCCTCCGTTCTGGTGGATGGGGAGCCTGCCGCCGACGGGGCCATCCCCCTGGTGGACGACGGCCAGGAGCACCATGTCCAGGTGCGGATGGGCACGCCGGGCCCCCACGGAGATGCGGAGCGGCGAATGACAGGAAACTGA